The following proteins are co-located in the Amycolatopsis tolypomycina genome:
- a CDS encoding type VII secretion system-associated protein, whose amino-acid sequence MTMAQRDEADRMVSQQPTGSGADRPGGRHGKHDRTARRDGRQARRSGKQGTPEITEEMRANARANPNSWLYVIDEAFDPNGPVPSWAVVGAYPVNDAGDVVADFHPNDRYRPSPKALGFPEPANDLEHLLQLVRTEHRPPSDLPKVVLDATLFVYAMSPVQRTVIGFHNTDGRVMVPAYTRKSLVPREWPHARAVVGRDIVDLLGGHPVAINPHDLITAVVPAEHLMKAIAEERR is encoded by the coding sequence ATGACGATGGCGCAGCGGGACGAGGCGGATCGGATGGTTTCGCAGCAGCCCACCGGAAGCGGAGCCGATCGCCCCGGCGGCAGGCACGGCAAGCACGACCGCACCGCGCGTCGCGACGGCCGGCAGGCGCGCCGCTCCGGCAAGCAGGGCACGCCCGAGATCACCGAGGAGATGCGCGCGAACGCCCGCGCCAACCCGAACAGCTGGCTCTACGTCATCGACGAGGCCTTCGACCCGAACGGCCCGGTGCCGTCGTGGGCGGTCGTCGGCGCCTACCCGGTGAACGACGCCGGCGACGTCGTCGCCGACTTCCACCCCAACGACCGCTACCGACCCTCGCCCAAGGCGCTCGGCTTCCCGGAACCGGCGAACGACCTCGAGCACCTGCTGCAGCTCGTCCGCACCGAGCACCGCCCGCCGTCCGACCTGCCGAAGGTCGTCCTCGACGCGACGCTGTTCGTCTACGCGATGTCGCCGGTGCAGCGGACCGTCATCGGCTTCCACAACACCGACGGCCGGGTCATGGTGCCCGCCTACACGCGCAAGTCGCTCGTGCCGCGCGAGTGGCCGCACGCGCGGGCCGTGGTCGGGCGCGACATCGTCGACCTCCTCGGCGGGCACCCGGTCGCGATCAACCCGCACGACCTCATCACGGCCGTCGTGCCGGCTGAGCACCTGATGAAGGCCATCGCCGAAGAACGACGCTGA
- a CDS encoding lysozyme, producing MKRRSLPFAAVLAATLLVAGQATAKADDIYAGAQDHFAGSQIAKVEGVGEAPDVLYGGEDQVLGHDVSGHQGPVDWRGAAGSGAKFVYVKATEGTGFVNPQFAQQYNGSYKAGLIRGAYHFARPDISDGAAQARYFLAHGGGWSADGKTLPGALDAEYNPYGETCYGKDAAGMVAWIRAFSDTYRAATGRPPTIYTSTSWWKRCTANNGGFGANPLWIARYNTFVGELPAGWGVHTIWQFADRGTLPGDQNWFNGSADRLLALALG from the coding sequence GTGAAAAGACGTTCGCTGCCCTTCGCCGCCGTCCTCGCGGCCACCCTCCTCGTGGCCGGGCAGGCGACGGCGAAGGCCGACGACATCTACGCCGGCGCCCAGGACCACTTCGCGGGTTCGCAGATCGCCAAGGTCGAGGGCGTCGGCGAAGCGCCGGACGTGCTGTACGGCGGTGAAGACCAGGTGCTCGGCCACGACGTCAGCGGGCACCAGGGCCCGGTCGACTGGCGGGGCGCGGCCGGCTCGGGCGCCAAGTTCGTCTACGTCAAGGCGACCGAGGGCACCGGCTTCGTCAACCCGCAGTTCGCCCAGCAGTACAACGGCTCCTACAAGGCCGGCCTGATCCGCGGCGCCTACCACTTCGCCCGGCCGGACATCTCCGACGGCGCGGCGCAGGCGCGGTACTTCCTGGCCCACGGCGGCGGCTGGTCCGCCGACGGCAAGACCCTGCCCGGCGCGCTCGACGCGGAGTACAACCCGTACGGCGAAACCTGCTACGGCAAGGACGCCGCGGGGATGGTCGCCTGGATCCGCGCGTTCTCCGACACCTACCGCGCGGCGACCGGCCGTCCCCCGACGATCTACACGTCGACGAGCTGGTGGAAGCGGTGCACCGCGAACAACGGCGGCTTCGGCGCCAACCCGCTGTGGATCGCGCGCTACAACACCTTCGTCGGCGAGCTGCCCGCCGGCTGGGGCGTGCACACGATCTGGCAGTTCGCCGACCGCGGAACCCTGCCCGGCGACCAGAACTGGTTCAACGGCTCGGCGGACCGGCTGCTCGCCCTCGCACTGGGCTGA
- a CDS encoding lysozyme: MSTSRRGRLFAALVVPATLLLLGSTAQAATLSPEVDPVAAINADIAQHNHDLGSQIRRVEGDKSTPDTQRAAQQPQPGQAIPGQVLATVAGMDVASYQGNVDWAYWWNQGKRFVWTKATESTSYTNPYFAQQYNGSYNQGFIRGAYHFATPNTSSGAAQARYFVAHGGGWSKDGRTLPGALDMEYNPYGATCYGLSKAGMTSWILDFHDTYKSLTGRWPVIYTSTSWWSSCVSGDFSSTAPLWVARYSSSVGTLPYNWGFYTVWQYTSSPLDQDTFNGAYDRLQALANG; the protein is encoded by the coding sequence ATGTCCACATCCCGAAGAGGGCGGCTGTTCGCTGCCCTGGTCGTCCCGGCCACGCTGCTCCTGCTCGGCAGCACGGCCCAGGCGGCGACCTTGTCCCCCGAAGTCGACCCCGTGGCCGCGATCAACGCGGACATCGCACAGCACAACCACGATCTGGGGTCGCAGATCCGGCGCGTCGAAGGCGACAAGTCGACGCCGGACACGCAGCGGGCGGCGCAGCAGCCGCAGCCCGGCCAGGCCATCCCCGGCCAGGTGCTGGCCACGGTGGCCGGCATGGACGTCGCCAGCTACCAGGGCAACGTCGACTGGGCGTACTGGTGGAACCAGGGCAAGCGGTTCGTCTGGACCAAGGCCACGGAGAGCACCAGCTACACGAACCCGTACTTCGCGCAGCAGTACAACGGCTCCTACAACCAGGGCTTCATCCGCGGCGCCTACCACTTCGCCACCCCGAACACCTCGAGCGGCGCGGCGCAGGCGCGGTACTTCGTCGCCCACGGCGGCGGCTGGTCGAAGGACGGCAGGACGCTGCCGGGCGCGCTCGACATGGAGTACAACCCGTACGGCGCGACCTGCTACGGGCTGAGCAAGGCGGGGATGACGTCGTGGATCCTCGACTTCCACGACACGTACAAGTCCCTGACCGGGCGCTGGCCGGTCATCTACACGTCGACGAGCTGGTGGAGCAGCTGCGTGAGCGGTGACTTCTCCAGCACGGCCCCGCTGTGGGTCGCGCGGTACTCGTCGTCGGTCGGCACCCTGCCCTACAACTGGGGCTTCTACACCGTCTGGCAGTACACCTCGAGCCCGCTCGACCAGGACACCTTCAACGGTGCCTACGACCGGCTCCAGGCGCTCGCCAACGGCTGA
- a CDS encoding pentapeptide repeat-containing protein, with product MKLWRSPLAWTFLASVVLLLGVGGWLLADPATSRSDALKTGGLAGGAIVALYALWLNDRRRRVEERRQDIERQRHELEAQRAEQDRERVADERFAKAVELLGHAADQVRVGALHALAGLARSRPGYTQTVLDVLCSYLRRPFDYTRPTSSDEDPDPERERELTVRLTAQRLVSDLLPARDDDAPAYDLDLTGARLEYLDLSGKLIGGLLLRYASLHSTTNLSGCRFKGRVYFTAAGTQSGRQVGYFRCRGAVFESRAWFSGTEFAETAEFTDTTFAGRTAFKDAKFAKDAGFSGVVASEALDLRRTSFEGQTDLRFASLPESVSLYNTLVRAEKDVRLPEAWTLEELRDGIARIVAKAG from the coding sequence GTGAAACTCTGGCGATCGCCGCTGGCGTGGACGTTCCTCGCGTCGGTGGTGCTGCTGCTCGGGGTCGGCGGCTGGCTGCTGGCCGACCCCGCCACCAGCCGCAGCGACGCGCTCAAGACCGGCGGCCTGGCCGGCGGTGCGATCGTGGCGTTGTACGCGCTGTGGCTGAACGACCGGCGCCGCCGGGTCGAGGAACGGCGCCAGGACATCGAGCGGCAGCGGCACGAACTCGAGGCGCAGCGCGCGGAACAGGACCGCGAGCGGGTGGCGGACGAGCGGTTCGCGAAGGCGGTCGAGCTGCTCGGCCACGCGGCCGACCAGGTGCGGGTGGGGGCTCTGCACGCGCTCGCGGGGTTGGCGCGGAGCCGGCCGGGCTACACGCAGACGGTGCTGGACGTGCTGTGTTCCTACCTGCGGCGGCCGTTCGACTACACCCGGCCCACGTCCTCGGACGAGGACCCCGATCCCGAGCGGGAACGCGAGCTCACGGTCCGGCTCACGGCGCAACGGCTGGTGTCGGACCTGCTCCCGGCGCGCGACGACGACGCCCCGGCGTACGACCTCGACCTGACCGGCGCCCGGCTGGAGTACCTGGACCTGTCGGGCAAGCTGATCGGCGGGCTGCTGCTGCGGTACGCGTCGCTGCACAGCACCACGAACCTCAGCGGCTGCCGCTTCAAAGGCCGGGTGTACTTCACCGCCGCGGGCACGCAATCCGGTCGCCAGGTGGGTTACTTCCGTTGCCGCGGCGCGGTTTTCGAAAGCCGCGCCTGGTTCAGCGGCACGGAGTTCGCGGAGACCGCGGAGTTCACCGACACGACTTTCGCCGGGCGGACGGCGTTCAAGGACGCGAAGTTCGCGAAGGACGCGGGGTTCTCCGGCGTGGTCGCCTCGGAGGCGCTGGACCTGCGGCGGACTTCCTTCGAGGGGCAGACCGATCTGCGGTTCGCCTCGCTGCCCGAGTCGGTTTCGCTGTACAACACGCTGGTGCGGGCCGAGAAGGACGTGCGGTTGCCCGAGGCGTGGACGCTCGAGGAACTGCGCGACGGGATTGCCCGGATCGTGGCCAAGGCGGGCTGA
- a CDS encoding TetR/AcrR family transcriptional regulator, whose translation MAETELPAALRRLWRRPAAPRAGRPAELDVDSVVVAAVELADRDGLAGVTLQKVAQSLGFTKMALYRHVGSKEELFELMADHAAGPVPDLGEPPEWREGVRQWATAVRARYAEHPWLVDVPMAGPPRGPNAIGWMDALLRALRGTRLDLGTQAGVLNVLSGHIRNAAVLSRQYAAVDQAALERDYGRALAELVEPHRFPDAAVLFTAEVFEPAGGDPADHDLTFGLELILDGVAAVIARQ comes from the coding sequence ATGGCCGAGACGGAGCTGCCCGCGGCCCTGCGGCGGCTGTGGCGGCGTCCGGCGGCGCCGCGCGCGGGACGGCCGGCCGAGCTGGACGTCGACAGCGTGGTGGTCGCGGCCGTCGAGCTGGCCGACCGCGACGGGCTGGCCGGGGTGACGCTGCAGAAGGTCGCCCAGAGCCTCGGCTTCACGAAGATGGCGCTGTACCGCCACGTCGGCTCGAAGGAGGAGCTGTTCGAGCTGATGGCCGACCACGCCGCGGGCCCGGTGCCCGACCTCGGCGAGCCACCGGAGTGGCGCGAGGGCGTGCGGCAGTGGGCGACCGCGGTCCGGGCGCGGTACGCCGAACACCCGTGGCTCGTCGACGTGCCGATGGCGGGCCCGCCGCGCGGCCCGAACGCGATCGGCTGGATGGACGCGCTGCTGCGGGCCCTGCGCGGCACCAGGCTGGACCTGGGCACGCAGGCGGGCGTGCTGAACGTGCTGAGCGGGCACATCCGGAACGCGGCCGTGCTGTCCCGCCAGTACGCGGCGGTCGACCAGGCCGCGCTGGAGCGCGACTACGGCCGGGCACTGGCGGAGCTGGTCGAACCGCACCGGTTCCCGGACGCGGCCGTGCTGTTCACGGCCGAGGTCTTCGAGCCGGCCGGCGGAGACCCGGCCGACCACGACCTCACGTTCGGCCTGGAGCTGATCCTCGACGGCGTCGCGGCGGTCATCGCCCGCCAGTGA
- a CDS encoding DUF418 domain-containing protein, producing MTRPFAAGTRVQDVDALRGFALLGIFIVNITFMASGYPGNLVTDPAFSSTFDDVVRGLSSVFVDMKFYLLFSFLFGYSFTLQIEAAARAGAAFAPRMLCRIAGLFALGVLHIVLLYGGDILTTYAVVCLILFWLRGVSDRTALRIAAVVYGVVLLSALASGLFLDRSAFVPSGAEALANAERSTAALLGGWGDVIGEHLDGLSLLFVQAVSLQGPAGLAMFLLGMVAGRRRLFARVRGDEPVLRRLQWIGFPVGIAGGVAYTLGGGNGNTLAVAASIATAPLLTAAYVATLLRVMHRTASVRDALAPAGRIALTNYLAQALFGLLVFTGAGLGLAGTFSPLATTGLAVAFFAVQLAASAWWLRGHRYGPAEWLLRWITNARRPAWRA from the coding sequence ATGACACGGCCGTTCGCCGCGGGGACCCGCGTGCAGGACGTCGATGCCCTGCGCGGGTTCGCGCTCCTCGGCATCTTCATCGTCAACATCACCTTCATGGCCTCCGGCTACCCCGGCAACCTCGTCACCGACCCGGCGTTCTCCTCGACGTTCGACGACGTCGTCCGCGGGCTGTCGTCGGTGTTCGTCGACATGAAGTTCTACCTCCTGTTCTCGTTCCTCTTCGGCTACAGCTTCACCCTGCAGATCGAGGCGGCCGCCCGCGCGGGCGCGGCCTTCGCGCCGCGCATGCTGTGCCGGATTGCCGGCCTGTTCGCGCTGGGCGTGCTGCACATCGTGCTCCTCTACGGCGGCGACATCCTCACCACCTACGCCGTGGTGTGCCTCATCCTGTTCTGGCTGCGCGGGGTCAGCGACCGGACGGCGCTGCGGATCGCGGCCGTCGTCTACGGCGTCGTGCTGCTCAGCGCGCTGGCGAGCGGGCTCTTCCTGGACCGCTCCGCCTTCGTGCCGTCCGGCGCCGAAGCGCTGGCCAACGCCGAACGCTCGACCGCCGCCCTGCTCGGCGGCTGGGGTGACGTCATCGGCGAGCACCTCGACGGGCTGTCGCTGCTGTTCGTGCAGGCGGTTTCGCTGCAGGGGCCGGCCGGGCTCGCGATGTTCCTGCTCGGCATGGTCGCCGGCCGTCGACGGCTGTTCGCGCGGGTGCGCGGCGACGAGCCGGTCCTGCGCCGCCTCCAGTGGATCGGCTTCCCGGTGGGGATCGCCGGCGGGGTGGCCTACACACTTGGCGGCGGGAACGGCAACACGCTTGCCGTCGCGGCGAGCATCGCCACCGCGCCGCTGCTGACCGCGGCCTACGTCGCGACGCTGCTGCGGGTGATGCACCGGACCGCCTCCGTCCGGGACGCGCTCGCGCCGGCCGGGCGCATCGCGCTGACGAACTACCTCGCCCAAGCGCTGTTCGGCCTGCTCGTCTTCACCGGTGCCGGGCTCGGGCTCGCCGGGACGTTCTCGCCGCTCGCCACGACCGGGCTGGCCGTGGCGTTCTTCGCCGTCCAGCTCGCGGCGAGCGCGTGGTGGCTGCGCGGGCACCGGTACGGGCCCGCGGAGTGGCTGCTGCGCTGGATCACCAACGCGCGGCGGCCGGCCTGGCGCGCTTGA
- the purL gene encoding phosphoribosylformylglycinamidine synthase subunit PurL: MANPDTDTVTSTVDTTERAGATPDHTQPYRELGLADDEYARIREILGRRPTDAELAMYSVMWSEHCSYKSSKKHLRYFGETATDEMKAKMLAGIGENAGVVDIGEGWAVTFKVESHNHPSYVEPYQGAATGVGGIVRDIMAMGARPLAVADALRFGPADAPDTKRVLPGVVAGVGGYGNCLGLPNIGGELVFDPSYSGNPLVNALCVGAMRVEDLHLAFASGTGNKIILFGARTGLDGIGGVSVLASDTFSGDESASGRKKLPSVQVGDPFTEKVLIECCLELFAQKLVVGIQDLGGAGLSCATSELAAAGDGGMHIYLDRVPLRAKGMTPAEVLSSESQERMCAVVAPENVEAFMAVCRKWDVIATDIGEVTDGEHLVITWHDEVVVDVPAHTVAHQGPVYDRPIERPSTQDALIADTSANLPRPSTPEELRADVLKLISAPNQASKEWVTSQYDRYVRGNSVLAQPSDSGMIRIDESTGRGVSVATDCNSKFVYLDPYRGAQLALAEAYRNVATGGATPVAVSDCLNFGAPTDPGVMWQFEQAVHGLADGCVELGIPVTGGNVSFFNQTGDTAILPTPVIGVLGVIDDVTRRIPTGIGAEAGETLLLLGETHDELDGSAWARELHGHLGGVPPKVDLAREKLLADILVAGSRDGMISAAHDLSDGGLIQTLVETVLIGQCGARVFLDADQDPFVQLFSESAGRVLVAVPRTEELRFTEMCTARGLPWRKTGVVDPESGTLELQGITEFTLDELREAWERTLPALFD, encoded by the coding sequence GTGGCGAACCCTGACACGGACACCGTGACCAGCACCGTTGACACCACCGAGCGCGCCGGGGCGACCCCGGACCACACCCAGCCCTACCGCGAACTGGGCCTCGCCGACGACGAGTACGCCCGCATCCGGGAGATCCTCGGCCGCCGGCCCACCGACGCGGAGCTGGCGATGTACTCGGTCATGTGGAGCGAGCACTGCTCGTACAAGTCCTCCAAGAAGCACCTGCGCTACTTCGGGGAGACTGCCACCGACGAGATGAAGGCCAAGATGCTGGCCGGCATCGGGGAGAACGCCGGCGTCGTCGACATCGGCGAGGGCTGGGCGGTCACCTTCAAGGTGGAGAGCCACAACCACCCGTCCTATGTGGAGCCGTACCAGGGCGCCGCGACCGGGGTCGGCGGCATCGTCCGCGACATCATGGCCATGGGCGCGCGGCCGCTCGCGGTCGCCGACGCACTGCGGTTCGGCCCGGCCGACGCCCCCGACACCAAGCGCGTGCTGCCCGGTGTGGTCGCCGGTGTCGGCGGCTACGGCAACTGCCTCGGCCTGCCGAACATCGGCGGCGAGCTCGTCTTCGACCCGTCCTACTCGGGCAACCCGCTGGTGAACGCCCTCTGCGTCGGCGCGATGCGCGTCGAGGACCTGCACCTCGCCTTCGCGTCCGGCACCGGCAACAAGATCATCCTGTTCGGCGCGCGCACCGGCCTCGACGGCATCGGCGGCGTTTCCGTCCTGGCGAGTGACACCTTTTCGGGTGACGAGTCGGCGTCGGGCCGCAAGAAGCTGCCGAGCGTCCAGGTCGGCGACCCCTTCACCGAGAAGGTGCTCATCGAGTGCTGCCTCGAGCTGTTCGCGCAGAAGCTCGTCGTCGGCATCCAGGACCTCGGCGGCGCCGGGCTGTCCTGCGCGACGTCGGAGCTGGCCGCGGCCGGCGACGGCGGCATGCACATCTACCTCGACCGCGTTCCGCTGCGCGCCAAGGGCATGACGCCCGCCGAGGTGCTCTCCAGCGAGTCGCAGGAGCGCATGTGCGCGGTCGTCGCGCCGGAGAACGTCGAGGCGTTCATGGCCGTCTGCCGCAAGTGGGACGTCATCGCCACCGACATCGGCGAGGTCACCGACGGCGAGCACCTGGTCATCACCTGGCACGACGAGGTCGTCGTCGACGTCCCGGCGCACACGGTCGCCCACCAGGGCCCGGTGTACGACCGGCCGATCGAACGACCGTCCACTCAGGACGCCCTGATCGCGGACACGTCGGCGAACCTGCCGCGTCCGTCCACTCCGGAAGAACTGCGCGCGGACGTCCTCAAGCTCATCTCGGCGCCGAACCAGGCGTCGAAGGAATGGGTGACGTCGCAGTACGACCGGTACGTGCGCGGCAATTCCGTGCTGGCCCAGCCGTCGGACTCCGGCATGATCCGGATCGACGAGTCGACCGGCCGCGGCGTCTCGGTGGCCACCGACTGCAACAGCAAGTTCGTCTACCTCGACCCGTACCGCGGCGCGCAGCTGGCGCTGGCGGAGGCCTACCGCAACGTCGCCACGGGCGGCGCGACGCCGGTGGCGGTGTCGGACTGCCTGAACTTCGGCGCCCCGACCGACCCGGGCGTGATGTGGCAGTTCGAGCAGGCCGTGCACGGCCTCGCGGACGGCTGCGTCGAGCTGGGCATCCCGGTCACCGGCGGCAACGTGAGCTTCTTCAACCAGACCGGTGACACGGCGATCCTGCCGACGCCGGTGATCGGCGTCCTCGGCGTGATCGACGACGTCACCCGCCGCATCCCGACCGGCATCGGCGCGGAAGCCGGCGAAACCCTGCTGCTGCTGGGCGAAACGCACGACGAGCTGGACGGCTCGGCGTGGGCCCGCGAGCTCCACGGCCACCTCGGCGGCGTTCCGCCGAAGGTCGATCTCGCCCGCGAGAAGCTGCTGGCGGACATCCTGGTGGCGGGTTCCCGCGACGGCATGATCTCGGCCGCGCACGACCTGTCCGACGGCGGCCTGATCCAGACGCTGGTCGAGACCGTCCTCATCGGACAGTGCGGCGCCCGGGTGTTCCTCGACGCCGACCAGGACCCGTTCGTCCAGCTGTTCTCCGAGTCCGCCGGCCGCGTGCTCGTGGCGGTTCCGCGCACGGAAGAGCTGCGCTTCACGGAGATGTGCACGGCGCGCGGCCTCCCGTGGCGCAAGACCGGCGTCGTCGACCCGGAGTCGGGCACGCTGGAGCTGCAGGGCATCACCGAGTTCACGCTCGACGAGCTGCGCGAGGCCTGGGAGCGCACGCTCCCGGCCCTGTTCGACTGA
- a CDS encoding ABC transporter ATP-binding protein: MLSATYPFPPLRLPARPTASRFLLAVFRARLGSVLGAAAIGVVWALPGALLPLVVGQGIGAISAHDGAAVWRWALAAAALGLVQTAFGTWLHFLNYGLWLHGAGTTQRTVSAHTTRVGAGLREQTTTGNLVAVSTTDVNHIGNTVEMTGRAFGSLLAFVVVAVWLVSTSPLLGVVALVGVPVAVLGIGPLLAPLQKRKAKQREKRGDVNALGADIVSGLRILRGIGGERRFFARFRETSQRVRQAGVEVGKAEAWLAAAEIALPGLVTVVITWLGARLAVAGSIDIGQLVAFYGVSAFLIWPVNAATEAVGSITSGLVASRKVVALLAIRPKLADPETPVPLPDGPLELVDTTSGVRVAPGRLTVVDFGADGEAVADRLARFADPAEDEEVLVGGVRADHVALAELRRRIVYAHNQDIWFSGVLREQLAPARPGDVSITEALYAADADDIVDALPNGVDEVIGERGREVSGGQRQRLNLARALATDADVLVLDEPTSAVDAHTEARITERIAELRRGKTTVVFSQSPLWTHVADEVFTKKVVTV, from the coding sequence GTGCTTTCCGCCACGTACCCCTTTCCGCCGCTGCGGCTACCCGCGCGGCCGACCGCGAGCCGCTTCCTGCTCGCCGTGTTCCGGGCTCGGCTCGGCTCGGTGCTCGGCGCGGCCGCGATCGGTGTCGTGTGGGCGCTTCCCGGCGCGCTGCTGCCCCTGGTCGTCGGCCAGGGCATCGGCGCCATCAGCGCGCACGACGGCGCGGCCGTCTGGCGCTGGGCGCTGGCCGCGGCCGCGCTCGGGCTGGTCCAGACGGCGTTCGGGACCTGGCTGCACTTCCTCAACTACGGCCTGTGGCTCCACGGCGCGGGCACCACGCAGCGAACCGTGTCGGCGCACACCACGCGCGTCGGCGCCGGGCTGCGCGAGCAGACCACCACCGGGAACCTCGTCGCGGTCTCCACGACCGACGTCAACCACATCGGCAACACCGTCGAGATGACCGGCCGCGCGTTCGGCTCGCTGCTGGCGTTCGTCGTGGTCGCGGTGTGGCTGGTCTCGACGTCGCCGCTGCTCGGCGTGGTCGCGCTGGTCGGCGTGCCGGTCGCGGTGCTCGGCATCGGCCCGCTGCTCGCGCCGCTGCAAAAGCGCAAGGCGAAGCAGCGCGAGAAGCGCGGGGACGTCAACGCGCTCGGCGCGGACATCGTGTCCGGCCTGCGGATCCTGCGCGGCATCGGCGGCGAGCGGCGGTTTTTCGCCCGCTTCCGCGAGACGAGCCAGCGGGTGCGGCAGGCGGGTGTCGAGGTCGGCAAGGCCGAGGCGTGGCTGGCCGCGGCGGAGATCGCGCTGCCCGGCCTGGTCACCGTGGTGATCACCTGGCTCGGCGCGCGGCTGGCCGTGGCGGGCTCGATCGACATCGGGCAGCTGGTGGCGTTCTACGGCGTCTCGGCCTTCCTCATCTGGCCGGTCAACGCCGCGACGGAGGCCGTCGGGTCGATCACGTCGGGCCTGGTCGCGTCGCGGAAGGTGGTGGCGCTGCTGGCGATCCGCCCGAAGCTGGCGGACCCGGAGACGCCGGTGCCGCTGCCCGACGGCCCGCTGGAGCTGGTGGACACCACGTCCGGGGTGCGGGTGGCGCCGGGCCGCCTGACGGTCGTCGACTTCGGCGCCGACGGCGAAGCGGTGGCCGACCGGCTGGCGCGGTTCGCCGATCCGGCCGAGGACGAAGAAGTGCTGGTCGGCGGGGTCCGGGCGGACCACGTCGCGCTCGCGGAGCTGCGGCGGCGGATCGTCTACGCGCACAACCAGGACATCTGGTTCTCGGGCGTGCTGCGCGAGCAGCTGGCACCCGCTCGACCGGGTGACGTCAGCATCACCGAAGCGCTGTACGCGGCCGATGCCGACGACATCGTCGACGCGCTGCCCAACGGTGTCGACGAGGTGATCGGCGAGCGCGGCCGCGAGGTGTCCGGCGGCCAGCGGCAACGGCTCAACCTGGCCCGCGCGCTGGCGACCGACGCCGACGTCCTGGTGCTCGACGAACCGACGTCGGCGGTCGACGCGCACACGGAGGCCCGCATCACCGAACGCATCGCCGAGCTGCGGCGCGGCAAGACGACGGTGGTGTTCAGCCAGAGTCCCTTGTGGACACACGTGGCGGACGAAGTCTTCACGAAGAAGGTAGTGACGGTATGA